The nucleotide window GAGGCGCCGGACGACGGGCCCGCCGTGCTCGGCGAGGGCACGACGCAACCGCTCGTCGAGGTGCTCGCCGCCGGCTACGGCCGGGCGCACGTCTCGCAGCGCTTCGCCGGCACCGAGATCGGCCGGGGCATGCGGATGCGCGGCAGCGAGCAGCGGCGCGACGGCCGCTGGCACGAGCTGCGCGTCGACCAGCGCGACGAGCGCAGCGGGCTGGCCGCCCGGGTGACCCTGCGCTCGGCCGACGGCGTCGCCGCCTGCCAGGCGTGGACCACCGTGACCAACGAGGGCGCCGAGCCGATCCTGCTGCTCGGCGTCACCTCGCTCGCCCTCGGCCTGAGCGGCCGCGTCGCGGGCCTCGACCTGCTTTCGGGGCGCGGCGAATGGCTGGGCGAGGGCCGCTGGACCCGGCGCCCACTGCGCGACACCCTCGTGCCCGACCTGGGCCTGCCGCTGCACGCACAGCACGGACGCGGCCGGTACGCCCAGGTCAGCACCGGCACCTGGTCGACCGGTACGCACCTGCCGGTCGGCGGGCTCGTCGACTGCGACGGCGGCGCCTGGCTGTGGCAGATCGAGCACAACGGGCCGTGGCGGTGGGAGACCGGCGAGCGGCTCGACGGCGCCTACCTGGCGCTGCTCGGCCCGACCGACCTCGACCACCAGTGGCAGCGGCGGCTCGAGCCGGGCGAGTCGTTCACCACCGTGCCCGTCTCGCTCGCGCTCGGCGCCGGCCTGGAGGACGCGGTCGCCCAGCTCACCGCGCACCGGCGGGCGCTGGTGCGGCCGCACCCCGACCGGGCCGCGCTGCCGGTGGTCTTCAACGACTACATGAACACGCTGATGGGCGACCCCACCACGGCCAAGCTGCTGCCGCTGATCGACGCGGCGGCCGAGGCCGGCGCCGAGGTGTTCTGCGTGGACGCCGGCTGGTACGACGACGACGCCACCTGGTGGGACAGCGTCGGCGAGTGGCAGCCGTCGCAGACCCGCTTCCCGCGCGGCATCGAGGAGGTCATCGCCCGGATCCACGAGCGGGGGATGACCGCCGGCCTCTGGCTCGAGCCCGAGGTGGTCGGGGTGCGCAGCCCGATGCAGGACAAGCTGCCCGCCGCGGCGTTCCTGCAACGCGGCGGTGTCCGGCTGGTCGAGCACGGCCGGTACCACCTCGACCTGCGGCACCCGGCCGCGGTCGCGCACCTCGACGAGGTGGTGGACCGGCTCGTCGAGCAGCTCGGCGCCGGCTATCTGAAGCTCGACTACAACATCGACCCGGGCGCGGGCACCGACCTTCACGCGGACAGCGCCGGCGCCGGGCTGCTCGGGCACAACCGGGCACACCTCGACTGGCTCGACGCCCTGCACGCTCGGCACCCCGCGCTGATCCTGGAGAACTGCGCCTCCGGCGGGATGCGGGCCGACTACGCGCTGCTCAGCCGGATGCAGTTGCAGTCGACGAGCGACCAGCAGGACTGGCGGCGCTACCCGCCGATCGCGGTGTCCGCGCCGCTCTCGATGCTGCCCGAGCAGGCCGCGAACTGGGCCTATCCGCAACCCGGCATGAGCGACGAGCAGATCGCGTACGCCATGGTCACCGGCCTGGCCGGCCGGCTCTACCTGTCGGGGCGCCTCGACGCGATGAGCGAGCCGCAGCGGCGATCCGTGCGCGACGGCGTCGCGGCGTACCGGATGATCCGCGCCGACCTCGCGGCCGCGACGCCCGCCTGGCCGCTCGGCCTGCCCGGGTGGGACGACGCCTGGCTGGCGCTCGCGCTGCGCGCGCCCGGCGTCACCTACCTCGCGCTGTGGCGGCGGCCCGGCGCGCCGCCGAGCATCACGCTCCCGGCGGACGGCCCCGTCGTGGCCGACGTGCTCTACCCGCGGCACCTGCCCGCGTGGACCTGCGACCGGTCGCCGGCCGACGGGACGCTCACCGTCACCGCGCCCGGCGACGAACCCTTCTCCGCCCGCCTGTTCCGCCTCACCCCGACCGAAGGACAGACATGAGACGCCTGATCAGCGCCGTCGCCGGCGCCACCCTTCTGCTCGGCCTCGCCGCCTGCTCCGACCCCGGCGCGACCGAGACCGCCACCGACGGCGGCGCCGTCACCTGGCCCGAGCCGACGGCCCGGCTCGACGGGGTCAAGCTCACCATCTGGGCCGCGCAGAACAGCAACACCGTGCCCACCAAGGTGATCGACGGCTTTCAGCGGGCGACCGGCGCCACCGTCTCGGTGGTGACCATCCCCGACCCCTACGAGCAGGGCGTACAGACCAAGGTCGCCACGGGTGACAAGCCGGACCTCGCGTTCTGGCAGCCGACCGCGTCGATGCTGACCGCGATCAACGCGAAGGCGAACCTCCAGCCGCTCACCGGCGCGCCGTGGCTGCCCGCGCTGAACCCGGCGCTGCGCGACATCACCGGCCTGCTCGGCGACACCCGCTACGCCGCGCTGGTCACCAGCCCGGCGGTCGAGGGCGTGTACTACAACAAGGAGGTCTTCGCGGCCAACGGGATCACCGAGCTCCCGAAGAGCTTCGACGGGATGGTCACGCTGGCCCGGCAGCTCAAGGGCAAGGGCGTGACGCCGTTCTACGAGATGGGCGCCGACCGCTGGGCGACACAGTGGTGGGTGCAGGTGCAGCTCGCGGACGCGGCCCGCAAGGGGCTCTGGGACCGCATCAACAGCGGCTCCGAGAAGTTCACCGACCCGACCGTGCTCGGCGCCATCGAGAAGTACCAGGCGCTGATCGGTGAGGGCCTGTTCAACTCCGACATCAAGACGGCCAAGTTCGAGGACCAGGGCGCGGCGCTGCTCGACGGCAAGGCCGCAATGGTGGTGCAGGTCAACTCGTTCTTCGGGCAGTTGCAGGCCAAGGCGGACACCGCCGCGCTGAACAAGAAGATCGGCTTCTTCCCGATCTCGCCGTCGGGCAACGTCGGCACCTTCATCCCGGACCAGTCAAACGCGCTCGTGGCGTTCCGGACCGGGGACGCCGGGCGCGAGGCTGCGGCGCGCCAGCTGCTCGCGTACTGGATGGGTCCGGGCTACGCCGACTTCGTGGCCGACCGGAACACGGTGTCGTTGCAGACCGCGGTCGCCGACCCGGCAGGGGTGCCGCAGGCGCTGCTCGACGTGCACGC belongs to Amorphoplanes digitatis and includes:
- a CDS encoding ABC transporter substrate-binding protein, coding for MRRLISAVAGATLLLGLAACSDPGATETATDGGAVTWPEPTARLDGVKLTIWAAQNSNTVPTKVIDGFQRATGATVSVVTIPDPYEQGVQTKVATGDKPDLAFWQPTASMLTAINAKANLQPLTGAPWLPALNPALRDITGLLGDTRYAALVTSPAVEGVYYNKEVFAANGITELPKSFDGMVTLARQLKGKGVTPFYEMGADRWATQWWVQVQLADAARKGLWDRINSGSEKFTDPTVLGAIEKYQALIGEGLFNSDIKTAKFEDQGAALLDGKAAMVVQVNSFFGQLQAKADTAALNKKIGFFPISPSGNVGTFIPDQSNALVAFRTGDAGREAAARQLLAYWMGPGYADFVADRNTVSLQTAVADPAGVPQALLDVHASLGDSVGSMQALAVANPDLYLNLADMIAGTMTPAQVAEATQGQFAQLAKAAGATGF
- a CDS encoding alpha-galactosidase, translating into MRVTWGHRALRIVIEAPDDGPAVLGEGTTQPLVEVLAAGYGRAHVSQRFAGTEIGRGMRMRGSEQRRDGRWHELRVDQRDERSGLAARVTLRSADGVAACQAWTTVTNEGAEPILLLGVTSLALGLSGRVAGLDLLSGRGEWLGEGRWTRRPLRDTLVPDLGLPLHAQHGRGRYAQVSTGTWSTGTHLPVGGLVDCDGGAWLWQIEHNGPWRWETGERLDGAYLALLGPTDLDHQWQRRLEPGESFTTVPVSLALGAGLEDAVAQLTAHRRALVRPHPDRAALPVVFNDYMNTLMGDPTTAKLLPLIDAAAEAGAEVFCVDAGWYDDDATWWDSVGEWQPSQTRFPRGIEEVIARIHERGMTAGLWLEPEVVGVRSPMQDKLPAAAFLQRGGVRLVEHGRYHLDLRHPAAVAHLDEVVDRLVEQLGAGYLKLDYNIDPGAGTDLHADSAGAGLLGHNRAHLDWLDALHARHPALILENCASGGMRADYALLSRMQLQSTSDQQDWRRYPPIAVSAPLSMLPEQAANWAYPQPGMSDEQIAYAMVTGLAGRLYLSGRLDAMSEPQRRSVRDGVAAYRMIRADLAAATPAWPLGLPGWDDAWLALALRAPGVTYLALWRRPGAPPSITLPADGPVVADVLYPRHLPAWTCDRSPADGTLTVTAPGDEPFSARLFRLTPTEGQT